A section of the Humulus lupulus chromosome 2, drHumLupu1.1, whole genome shotgun sequence genome encodes:
- the LOC133817383 gene encoding 14-3-3-like protein B isoform X2 encodes MASTKERDNLVYVAKLAEQAERYDEMVEAMKNVAKLDLELTVEERNLLSVGYKNVVGSRRASWRILSSIEQKEEAKGNEVHAKQIKEYRHKVESELSTICSDIMTVIDEHLIPSATAGESTVFYYKMKGDYYRYLAEFKSGDEKKEAAEQSKKAYEAATTAAEAELAPTHPIRLGLALNFSVFFYEIMNSPERACHLAKQAFDEAMSELDTLNEDSYKDSTLIMQLLRDNLNLWTSDIPEDADSQKINGTAKASGEDAE; translated from the exons ATGGCTTCCACTAAAGAACGGGACAACCTCGTCTACGTTGCTAAGCTCGCTGAGCAGGCCGAGCGCTACGATG AGATGGTGGAGGCAATGAAGAATGTTGCAAAACTTGATCTTGAATTGACTGTTGAAGAACGGAACTTGCTTTCCGTTGGTTACAAGAATGTTGTTGGTTCTAGGAGAGCCTCATGGAGGATCCTATCATCAATAGAACAGAAGGAAGAAGCGAAAGGAAATGAAGTTCATGCTAAGCAAATTAAGGAGTATCGCCATAAGGTTGAATCAGAGCTCTCTACCATTTGTAGTGATATCATGACTGTCATCGATGAACATCTTATTCCATCAGCTACTGCTGGTGAATCAACTGTATTCTACTATAAAAT GAAAGGAGACTATTATCGTTATCTTGCAGAGTTCAAGTCTGGTGACGAGAAAAAAGAGGCTGCAGAGCAATCAAAGAAAGCATATGAG GCTGCTACAACAGCCGCTGAAGCTGAATTGGCTCCCACACATCCAATCCGGTTAGGATTGGCTTTGAACTTTTCAGTCTTCTTCTATGAGATCATGAATTCACCTGAAAG GGCCTGCCACCTTGCAAAGCAAGCTTTTGACGAAGCTATGTCAGAGCTTGATACTCTGAACGAGGATTCCTACAAGGACAGTACACTAATCATGCAACTTCTAAGGGACAACCTCAATTTGTGGACTTCTGATATCCCAGAGGATGCAG ATTCCCAGAAGATTAATGGCACCGCCAAGGCGAGTGGGGAGGATGCAGAG TGA
- the LOC133817383 gene encoding 14-3-3-like protein B isoform X1, which yields MASTKERDNLVYVAKLAEQAERYDEMVEAMKNVAKLDLELTVEERNLLSVGYKNVVGSRRASWRILSSIEQKEEAKGNEVHAKQIKEYRHKVESELSTICSDIMTVIDEHLIPSATAGESTVFYYKMKGDYYRYLAEFKSGDEKKEAAEQSKKAYEAATTAAEAELAPTHPIRLGLALNFSVFFYEIMNSPERACHLAKQAFDEAMSELDTLNEDSYKDSTLIMQLLRDNLNLWTSDIPEDAEDSQKINGTAKASGEDAE from the exons ATGGCTTCCACTAAAGAACGGGACAACCTCGTCTACGTTGCTAAGCTCGCTGAGCAGGCCGAGCGCTACGATG AGATGGTGGAGGCAATGAAGAATGTTGCAAAACTTGATCTTGAATTGACTGTTGAAGAACGGAACTTGCTTTCCGTTGGTTACAAGAATGTTGTTGGTTCTAGGAGAGCCTCATGGAGGATCCTATCATCAATAGAACAGAAGGAAGAAGCGAAAGGAAATGAAGTTCATGCTAAGCAAATTAAGGAGTATCGCCATAAGGTTGAATCAGAGCTCTCTACCATTTGTAGTGATATCATGACTGTCATCGATGAACATCTTATTCCATCAGCTACTGCTGGTGAATCAACTGTATTCTACTATAAAAT GAAAGGAGACTATTATCGTTATCTTGCAGAGTTCAAGTCTGGTGACGAGAAAAAAGAGGCTGCAGAGCAATCAAAGAAAGCATATGAG GCTGCTACAACAGCCGCTGAAGCTGAATTGGCTCCCACACATCCAATCCGGTTAGGATTGGCTTTGAACTTTTCAGTCTTCTTCTATGAGATCATGAATTCACCTGAAAG GGCCTGCCACCTTGCAAAGCAAGCTTTTGACGAAGCTATGTCAGAGCTTGATACTCTGAACGAGGATTCCTACAAGGACAGTACACTAATCATGCAACTTCTAAGGGACAACCTCAATTTGTGGACTTCTGATATCCCAGAGGATGCAG AAGATTCCCAGAAGATTAATGGCACCGCCAAGGCGAGTGGGGAGGATGCAGAG TGA